One segment of Triticum aestivum cultivar Chinese Spring chromosome 2A, IWGSC CS RefSeq v2.1, whole genome shotgun sequence DNA contains the following:
- the LOC123186869 gene encoding ABC transporter B family member 9-like, with product MMNEDASQVATDAVSSIRTVASFCSEKRITRIYEQKCEASKNQGFKTGIAGGIGFGFSFLMLYLTYALCFYVGGQFVRHGKSNFGDVFEVFFALMLATLGVSQTSAMASDSKKAKDSAISVFALLDRKSEIDSSSNEGLTLDELKGNIDFRHVSFNYPTRPDVVIFNNFTLHIPYGKTIALVGESGCGKSTVISLLERFYNPDSGTILLDGVEMKSLNINWLRKQTGLVSQEPVLFNDTIRANIAYGKDGEVSEEEVIAAAKASNAHEFISSLPQGYETSVGERGIQLSGGQKQRVAIARAILKDPKILLLDEATSALDAESERIVQHALDHVMVGRTTVAVAHRLSTIKGADIIAVLKDGAIVEKGGHESLMNIKDGVYASLVELRSAHHENA from the exons ATGATGAATGAAGATGCGAGTCAAGTGGCCACAGATGCAGTTAGTAGTATAAGGACTGTAGCTTCTTTTTGTTCTGAAAAAAGAATTACAAGAATATATGAGCAGAAATGTGAAGCCTCAAAGAATCAAGGATTCAAAACAGGAATAGCCGGGGGCATTGGATTTGGTTTTTCATTCCTGATGTTGTACCTTACATACGctctttgtttctatgttggaggGCAATTCGTGCGCCATGGAAAATCAAATTTTGGTGATGTTTTTGAG GTTTTCTTCGCACTGATGTTAGCAACTTTGGGAGTATCTCAAACAAGTGCAATGGCATCCGATTCAAAAAAAGCAAAGGATTCAGCTATCTCCGTATTTGCTTTGCTGGACCGGAAGTCTGAAATCGACTCAAGTAGCAATGAGGGCTTGACTTTAGACGAGCTCAAGGGCAACATCGATTTTCGACATGTCAGCTTCAACTACCCAACACGCCCAGATGTTGTGATATTTAACAACTTTACCCTGCACATTCCCTATGGAAAG ACTATTGCACTCGTTGGAGAGAGTGGTTGTGGCAAGTCAACTGTAATCTCTCTGTTGGAGAGATTCTACAATCCTGATTCAGGTACCATTTTATTGGATGGAGTGGAAATGAAGAGCTTGAACATCAATTGGTTGAGGAAGCAAACTGGACTAGTGAGCCAAGAGCCTGTACTGTTCAATGACACAATCCGTGCCAACATAGCCTATGGAAAGGACGGGGAAGTCAGTGAGGAGGAGGTCATTGCAGCGGCGAAGGCATCCAATGCGCACGAGTTCATATCAAGCCTTCCTCAAGGATATGAAACCTCTGTTGGGGAGAGAGGGATACAACTATCTGGTGGCCAGAAGCAGCGGGTGGCTATCGCAAGGGCCATACTGAAAGACCCGAAGATACTGCTGCTCGACGAGGCGACCAGCGCCTTGGATGCTGAATCTGAGCGGATCGTGCAGCATGCCTTGGATCATGTGATGGTCGGCAGGACCACGGTTGCCGTGGCGCACCGCCTCTCGACGATCAAAGGCGCCGATATCATTGCAGTCCTCAAGGATGGTGCGATTGTGGAGAAAGGGGGGCACGAGTCCCTGATGAACATCAAAGATGGAGTGTACGCTTCACTTGTTGAACTTCGTTCGGCTCACCATGAAAATGCCTAG
- the LOC123186870 gene encoding ABC transporter B family member 11 → MDTAAVAAEGEEESVGQQEKVSFMGMFRYADGTDLLLMLVGTVAALANGVSQPLMTIIFGDTLNAFGDATGDDVLQRVNKVVLKFVYLGIGTTIVSFLQVSCWTLTGERQATRIRSLYLKSVLRQDISFFDLEMTTGQIVSRMSGDTVLVQDAIGEKVGKFQSLVATFVGGFIVGFVKGWLLSLVMLASIPPVVLTGAVVAKLLSKISSRCQASYSAAGNVVEQTIGAIKTVVSFNGEKQAITTYNKLIHKSYKTAVEEGLTNGFGMGSAFFALFSSYGLAIWYGGKLALTKGYTGGQVITVILAIIIGAGTLGNAAPCMTAFVEGQSAAHRLFTTIRRKPKIDPDDNNGKQLEDMRGEVELKVVYFSYPARPEQLIFDGFSLLVPSGTTMAIVGESGSGKSTVVSLVERFYDPHDGEVLIDGINIKSLHLDSIRGKIGLVSQEPVLFMTSIKDNITYGKEDATIEEIKRAAELANAGYDTMVGQRGAQLSGGQKQRIAIARAIIKNPKILLLDEATSALDVESERIVQEALDRIMVDRTTLVVAHRLTTVRNADCISVVQQGKIVEQGSHDELVLNLDGAYSQLVLLQESHKEHKIDRRLSTPRSKSKSLSMKRSISGSIGNSSGHSFTLPFGLPSAIEFPGGNETHGQNREELNGDGEVPKKAPMVQLALLNKPERSTWCKTVN, encoded by the exons ATGGACACAGCAGCAGTGGCTGCCGAGGGGGAGGAGGAGAGCGTGGGGCAGCAAGAGAAGGTGTCCTTCATGGGGATGTTCCGGTACGCCGACGGCACGGACCTGCTGCTGATGCTGGTCGGCACGGTGGCCGCGCTGGCCAACGGCGTGTCACAGCCCCTCATGACGATCATCTTCGGTGACACCCTCAACGCCTTCGGCGACGCCACCGGCGATGACGTCCTTCAGCGGGTCAACAAA GTGGTTCTAAAATTTGTCTACTTGGGTATCGGAACAACAATCGTCTCCTTTCTTC AGGTGTCATGTTGGACACTTACCGGTGAAAGGCAAGCGACACGCATTCGATCTCTATACCTCAAATCTGTCTTGAGACAGGATATATCATTCTTTGACCTAGAAATGACAACTGGGCAGATCGTTTCGAGAATGTCCGGTGATACTGTCCTAGTTCAGGATGCTATTGGTGAGAAG GTTGGCAAGTTTCAATCACTTGTGGCTACTTTCGTTGGTGGTTTCATTGTAGGTTTCGTGAAAGGATGGCTTCTATCTCTTGTCATGTTGGCATCCATACCTCCAGTTGTACTTACTGGAGCAGTAGTTGCAAAACTGTTGTCCAAAATATCAAGCAGATGTCAAGCATCATACAGTGCTGCAGGTAATGTTGTCGAACAGACAATTGGCGCTATAAAAACA GTTGTTTCTTTCAATGGGGAGAAGCAGGCCATCACAACGTACAATAAACTAAtacacaaatcatacaagactgCTGTTGAGGAAGGACTTACTAATGGCTTTGGCATGGGCTCTGCTTTCTTTGCACTCTTCTCTAGCTATGGTTTAGCCATCTGGTATGGTGGAAAGTTGGCTCTTACAAAAGGATACACAGGAGGACAAGTCATCACAGTCATATTGGCTATCATTATTGGGGCAGG GACTTTAGGTAATGCAGCCCCATGTATGACTGCCTTTGTAGAAGGACAATCAGCAGCACACCGACTGTTCACAACAATAAGGAGAAAACCAAAGATTGATCCTGATGACAATAATGGTAAGCAATTGGAAGATATGAGGGGAGAAGTTGAGCTGAAGGTTGTATATTTTAGCTACCCAGCAAGGCCTGAGCAATTGATATTTGATGGATTCTCACTTCTTGTGCCTAGTGGCACTACAATGGCTATAGTTGGGGAGAGTGGGAGCGGCAAGTCAACTGTGGTTAGTCTTGTAGAGAGATTCTATGATCCACATGATGGTGAGGTTTTAATTGACGGGATCAATATCAAGAGTTTACATCTTGATTCAATAAGAGGGAAAATTGGTCTTGTTAGCCAAGAGCCAGTGCTATTTATGACCTCAATTAAAGACAACATAACATATGGCAAGGAAGATGCAACAATTGAGGAGATCAAGAGAGCAGCTGAGCTCGCTAATGCA GGTTATGACACAATGGTTGGCCAACGTGGTGCTCAACTTTCAGGGGGGCAAAAACAAAGAATTGCGATTGCGAGAGCAATCATTAAAAACCCCAAAATACTTTTGTTAGATGAGGCTACTAGCGCATTAGATGTGGAGTCAGAGAGGATAGTTCAGGAGGCATTGGATAGAATCATGGTGGACAGAACTACACTCGTGGTGGCACATCGTCTAACTACTGTGAGAAATGCTGATTGCATATCAGTTGTTCAACAAGGAAAGATAGTTGAACAAG GTTCCCATGATGAATTGGTGCTAAACTTGGATGGTGCGTACTCTCAACTTGTTCTGCTACAAGAAAGTCATAAAGAGCATAAAATAGACCGCCGATTGTCTACTCCAAGGTCTAAAAGTAAAAGCTTGTCAATGAAGCGGTCGATTAGTGGTTCGATAGGCAATAGTAGTGGGCATTCTTTCACGCTCCCCTTCGGTCTACCTAGCGCAATTGAATTTCCTGGAGGAAATGAAACACATGGGCAGAATCGGGAAGAGCTGAATGGTGATGGTGAGGTCCCAAAGAAAGCTCCTATGGTACAACTAGCGCTTCTTAACAAGCCAGAG CGGAGCACTTGGTGCAAGACTGTCAATTGA